In Ctenopharyngodon idella isolate HZGC_01 chromosome 20, HZGC01, whole genome shotgun sequence, the following proteins share a genomic window:
- the dhcr24 gene encoding delta(24)-sterol reductase, producing the protein MDPLLYLGGLVVLFLLWIKVKGLEYVIIHQRWIFVCLFLLPLSVIFDVYYYLRAWIIFKMCSAPKQHDQRVRDIQRQVREWKKDGKNKKYMCTGRPGWLTVSLRVGKYKKTHKNIMINMMDILEVDTKRQVVRVEPLANMGQVTALLNSIGWTLPVLPELDDLTVGGLVMGTGIESSSHIYGLFQHICVAFELVLADGSLVRCTEKENSDLFYAVPWSCGTLGFLVAAEIRIIPARKWVKLRYEPVRGLDAICKRFAEESANKENQFVEGLQYSRDEAVIMTGTMTDHAEPDKTNCIGYYYKPWFFRHVEGFLKQNCVAVEYIPLRHYYHRHTRSIFWELQDIIPFGNNPLFRYVFGWMVPPKISLLKLTQGETIRKLYEQHHVVQDMLVPMKHIKTSILRFHEDIHVYPLWLCPFVLPNQPGMVHPKGDEDELYVDIGAYGEPKVKHFEARSSTRQLEKFVRDVHGFQMLYADVYMERQEFWEMFDGTLYHKLREQLDCKDAFPEVFDKICKSARH; encoded by the exons ATGGATCCGTTGTTATATTTGGGTGGgttagttgttttgtttttgttatggaTTAAAGTGAAGGGCTTGGAGTACGTGATAATACACCAGAGATGGATCTTCGTTTGCCTCTTTCTCCTCCCCTTATCCGTCATCTTTGATGTGTACTATTACCTGCGCGCGTGGATCATCTTCAAGATGTGCTCAGCGCCAAAGCAGCACGACCAGCGAGTCAGAGACATCCAGAGACAG GTGCGAGAATGGAAAAAAGAtggaaaaaataagaaatatatgtGCACGGGTCGTCCAGGATGGCTGACTGTGTCCCTCAGGGTGGGAAAATACAAGAAGACGCACAAGAACATCATGATTAACATGATGGACATCCTGGAGGTGGACACAAAACGGCAG GTGGTACGTGTGGAACCTTTAGCTAACATGGGTCAGGTGACTGCTCTGCTCAACTCTATTGGCTGGACACTGCCTGTGTTGCCTGAACTTGATGACCTGACAGTTG GTGGGCTGGTAATGGGAACAGGCATTGAGTCTTCATCTCACATCTACGGCCTGTTCCAGCACATTTGTGTGGCCTTTGAGCTGGTGTTGGCTGATGGTAGTCTGGTCCGCTGCACTGAA AAAGAAAACTCTGACCTGTTCTATGCGGTTCCTTGGTCCTGCGGTACTCTGGGGTTCCTGGTTGCGGCGGAGATCCGGATAATTCCAGCTCGAAAATGGGTGAAGCTTCGTTACGAACCTGTACGTGGTTTGGATGCTATTTGCAAGAGGTTTGCAGAGGAATCGGCCAATAAGGAGAACCAATTTGTGGAGGGACTGCAGTACTCTCGGGACGAGGCCGTGATTATGACGGGCACCATGACAGATCATGCAGAGCCTGACAAG ACTAACTGTATAGGTTACTATTACAAGCCGTGGTTCTTTCGGCATGTGGAGGGTTTCCTGAAGCAGAACTGTGTTGCAGTGGAGTACATTCCTCTCCGGCACTACTACCACAGACACACCCGCAGCATCTTCTGGGAATTACAA GACATCATTCCATTTGGGAATAACCCATTGTTCAGGTATGTGTTTGGCTGGATGGTTCCTCCTAAGATTTCCCTGCTGAAGCTGACGCAGGGAGAGACCATCCGCAAACTGTACGAGCAGCACCATGTGGTGCAGGACATGCTGGTCCCCATGAAGCACATCAAGACCTCCATCCTACGCTTCCACGAGGACATACAT GTGTATCCTCTGTGGCTATGTCCCTTTGTGCTGCCCAACCAGCCGGGAATGGTGCATCCTAAAGGAGATGAAGATGAACTGTATGTTGATATCGGAGCGTATGGGGAGCCCAAAGTCAAACACTTTGAAGCCAGATCATCCACACGCCAGCTGGAGAAGTTTGTTAGAGACGTTCATGG ATTCCAGATGCTGTATGCTGACGTATACATGGAACGACAGGAATTCTGGGAGATGTTCGATGGAACACTGTATCATAAACTCAGAGAGCAACTCGACTGTAAAGATGCGTTTCCTGAAGTATTTGACAAAATCTGCAAGTCTGCACGACACTGA